The proteins below are encoded in one region of Holophagaceae bacterium:
- a CDS encoding DUF5117 domain-containing protein — MPSRLLRYTALALVSLSVFAQTPAPKPAQGPQAPGGPNSQAAGQRPGAASDAEPKPYDKVITPEFKTQSGLFKVHQHKGKIYFEIPKSGLGKELLLVATATKTPAGVDHAGKEINDEIVRWVAHENKVYLTQVSHAVVSDPSKPIAAAVNNSNQDAILMGFPVEAFAKDGSPVIEVSKLFTSEVGDFTARTILNAMALDAGRSYVEQAKAFPGNVLVDSIHTYTMSALPPGTPVIPGMPSLPPKSGSVKVAYSFVALPDTPMMPRLMDGRVGYFSVRNVDYGRDEHEAKRRTYITRWKLEKKDPTAALSEPIKPIVWYIDSATPAQWVPFIKKGVEAWNVAFEAAGFKNAVQARSFPTKEQDPQFDPADIRYSVIRWVPSPIANAYGPHISDPRSGEILNADIVMYHNILQLQRDWYFTQVGPLDPRAQSLPLPDDLMGELVAYVVTHECGHSLGFPHNMKSSSEYPFEKSGTRSGSPRWGMWRPSWTTAGSTTSHSPKTRSIPSC, encoded by the coding sequence ATGCCTTCCCGTCTTCTTCGATACACAGCCCTGGCGCTGGTGAGCCTCAGTGTCTTCGCGCAGACACCGGCTCCAAAACCGGCCCAGGGGCCGCAGGCGCCCGGCGGACCCAACAGCCAGGCGGCCGGACAAAGGCCCGGCGCGGCCTCCGATGCCGAACCCAAACCCTACGACAAGGTCATCACGCCGGAATTCAAGACCCAGTCGGGCCTTTTCAAGGTGCACCAGCACAAAGGAAAGATCTATTTCGAGATCCCGAAGTCTGGCCTCGGAAAAGAATTGCTGTTGGTGGCCACAGCCACGAAAACGCCCGCGGGCGTGGACCACGCCGGCAAGGAGATCAACGACGAAATTGTCCGGTGGGTGGCGCACGAGAACAAGGTCTACCTCACCCAGGTGTCCCACGCAGTGGTTTCGGATCCCTCCAAGCCCATCGCGGCAGCGGTGAACAATTCCAACCAGGACGCGATCCTCATGGGCTTTCCCGTGGAGGCCTTCGCCAAGGATGGATCGCCCGTCATCGAAGTGAGCAAACTCTTCACCAGCGAAGTGGGCGATTTCACCGCGCGAACCATCCTCAACGCCATGGCCTTGGACGCGGGCCGCAGCTACGTGGAACAGGCGAAGGCCTTCCCGGGCAATGTCCTGGTGGATTCGATCCACACCTACACCATGAGCGCCCTGCCGCCGGGAACGCCTGTCATCCCAGGGATGCCCAGCCTTCCGCCGAAAAGCGGTTCGGTGAAGGTGGCCTATTCCTTCGTCGCCCTTCCGGACACCCCCATGATGCCCCGGCTCATGGATGGCCGGGTGGGCTACTTCTCGGTCCGCAACGTGGACTATGGCCGCGACGAGCACGAAGCCAAGCGCCGCACCTACATCACGCGCTGGAAGCTTGAGAAGAAGGATCCCACTGCAGCCCTCAGCGAACCCATCAAGCCCATCGTCTGGTACATCGACAGCGCGACGCCGGCCCAGTGGGTGCCTTTCATCAAGAAGGGCGTGGAGGCCTGGAACGTGGCCTTCGAAGCCGCGGGCTTCAAGAATGCGGTGCAGGCCCGCAGCTTCCCCACCAAGGAGCAGGACCCCCAATTCGATCCGGCGGACATCCGCTATTCCGTCATCCGCTGGGTGCCTTCGCCCATCGCCAACGCCTACGGCCCGCACATCAGTGACCCGCGCAGCGGCGAGATCTTGAATGCCGACATCGTGATGTACCACAACATCCTGCAGCTCCAGCGCGATTGGTATTTCACCCAGGTGGGGCCGCTGGATCCCAGGGCTCAATCGCTGCCCCTGCCGGACGACCTCATGGGCGAACTCGTGGCCTACGTCGTCACCCACGAATGCGGCCACTCCCTGGGCTTTCCCCACAACATGAAGTCCAGTTCCGAATATCCTTTCGAAAAATCCGGGACAAGGAGTGGCTCGCCAAGATGGGGCATGTGGCGACCCTCATGGACTACTGCCGGTTCAACTACGTCGCACAGCCCGAAGACAAGATCGATCCCAAGCTGCTGA
- a CDS encoding DUF4126 domain-containing protein, which translates to MATLSTLAGILGLSVVSGINLYLAVLTVGLAERYHWVSGLPPELQVLAHPAVLIAAALLFLIEFFADKVPFVTVVWDGIHTFVRPVGGALLALGAAGNLHPTVQVIALLAGGTIALGAHGSKMGFRLLAHTAPEPTTHSLISIAEDVGVVGLLALAYSHPYVALPVLAAIILFTALMLPLLFRVLHFLLAGFAGRVMSWVRGAGRHEVAEWAELAILELDHQGSQRVVRAFARRAKGAPRLKDGFLAHLGGRWHFIHRGLFRTKAIAMDEGSIDPLRVSRGLIWDSLVFLRDGKAQVFFLPKDWARTFHGEAGNPPRNLKEVY; encoded by the coding sequence ATGGCAACCCTCTCCACCCTCGCAGGCATCCTCGGCCTTTCCGTCGTTTCGGGAATCAACCTGTACCTCGCTGTGCTCACGGTCGGGCTGGCGGAGCGGTACCACTGGGTCTCCGGCCTTCCGCCGGAACTGCAGGTCCTGGCCCACCCGGCCGTGCTCATCGCCGCGGCCCTGCTCTTTCTCATCGAATTCTTCGCCGACAAGGTCCCCTTCGTCACCGTGGTCTGGGACGGTATCCACACCTTTGTGAGGCCCGTCGGCGGCGCGCTGCTGGCCCTTGGCGCGGCGGGCAACCTGCATCCCACCGTGCAGGTCATCGCCTTGCTGGCTGGGGGCACCATCGCCCTGGGCGCCCACGGCTCCAAGATGGGCTTCCGCCTGCTGGCCCACACCGCGCCAGAGCCAACCACCCACAGCCTGATCAGCATCGCGGAGGATGTGGGCGTCGTGGGCTTGCTGGCCTTGGCCTACAGCCATCCCTACGTGGCGCTGCCCGTGCTGGCGGCCATCATCCTGTTCACGGCTCTGATGCTGCCCCTGCTCTTCCGGGTACTGCATTTCCTGCTGGCGGGCTTCGCAGGGCGCGTCATGTCCTGGGTCCGCGGGGCTGGCCGCCACGAGGTTGCCGAATGGGCCGAGCTGGCGATCCTCGAGCTTGATCACCAGGGCAGCCAGCGTGTGGTCCGGGCCTTCGCCCGCAGGGCCAAGGGAGCCCCGCGCTTGAAGGATGGCTTCCTGGCGCACCTGGGGGGGCGCTGGCATTTCATCCATCGGGGATTATTCCGGACCAAGGCCATCGCCATGGACGAAGGCAGCATCGATCCCCTGCGGGTGTCCCGAGGCCTTATCTGGGATTCCCTGGTCTTCCTGCGGGACGGCAAGGCCCAGGTCTTCTTCCTCCCCAAGGATTGGGCGAGGACCTTCCACGGCGAGGCCGGGAACCCTCCCCGGAACCTCAAGGAGGTGTACTGA